CAAATTGATATCAATGACTTGGTGCAATTAATGTATTTTTCTTTTCTGTCTGGTTTTGTTGCGCTTGTTGTATACAACCTGGTAATACAGTATCATCGTTTAGATGCAGTGGTAGTTAATCCAGGGTTGCGTAAATTAAATTGGTATTTTAAACAACAGCGGTGGAAAAATATCGTGACCGGGGATTTTTGTGCCCAAATTGTCTTCTTAGATTGAGTGTATCAGGGCAGTTTTGGCTGGATACATTTTAGCATTCTAAGAATATTATTTATTTATGACCGAACCATTATTAACCACTGATCGCATTCGGGTGCGAGGCACTACCTGTACCAGTTGTGAGATAATCATTGAACGAGAATTTAAGAAGCTAAACGGTGTTAAACGTGTTAAAGTAAATCATGCCAATGGTTGGTGTGAGATTGAACACGATGCGACAATTCCATTATATAAATCAGAGCTTAAAGCCTTACTGGAAAAACATGGCTATAGTTTGTGGTCAGACAAATCAGTTCAAGTAAAACAATCTCAGCAACATCATTGGCGAGAATTTGGTGTGGCACTTTTGATATTATTTGTAGTGTATAAAATACTACAATTTCTTGGTGTCTTTTCCATTTCAACTACAGTTGATGCTTCAATAAATTTAGGCACCATCTTCGTAATCGGGTTAGTGGCCGCTATGTCGACCTGTTCGGCGTTAATGAGTGGTATCATTTTAAGTGTATCGGCTAAATTTAATGACACCCACCAAGCGGCTACTAAATGGCAAAAATTACAACCACATTTATTGTTTAATCTAGGTCGATTGTTGTCTTACTTTATATTAGGAGGTGTAGTGGGGCTGATTGGTAAAGCCATTACACCATCACCACAGTTTTCCGGTTGGCTTATGATGGGTATTTCAATTGTGATGATCTTACTGGGAATTGATATACTGAAATTGTTTGAGGGTAAAAAATTCATTCCAACCATGCCTAAATGGTTCAGTGAAAAAATGTATAATCTAACCAATAGCGATAAGTCCTGGATGCCGTTGGCGTTAGGCGCACTGACATTTTTTCTACCCTGTGGTTTTACGCAATCGATGCAGCTCTATGCTTTAACGACCGGTAGTTTCTGGCAAGGAGGCATTACTATGTTGGTGTTTGCGCTGGGGACAATGCCAGCTTTGATAGGTGTTGGTATGGTGGCCAGTTTTGCCAAGGGAACGTTTGCCCGTTACTTCCTAAAATTTTCCGGTGCCATGGTGTTAATATTAGGCTTGTATAACTTCAACAATGGTTTGGCTCTAGCCGATATTCAAATACCGGATTGGTTTAGCTTTAGTTCTAATACCACGGCCAGCGCCAGTACGGCTGATGTAAATATAGTCGGTGGTAAACAAGTGGTGAATATGGCCGTCGATGGTATCTCATATGCACCAGCTAGTATCACTCTTAAACAAGGTGTGCCGGTCGAGTGGCACATTGATGGATCCAATGCCTCCGGTTGTGCACAAACCATTATGATTCCAAGTTTGAACATCACCAAACAATTATCAGCCGGCACTGATAATGTTATAACCTTCACCCCAACCACAACTGGAAAAATTGGGTTCTCTTGCCCAATGGGGATGGCGCGTGGTAGCTTCACAGTAGTGTCTTAAACACATTAATCTCTTAATTATTGAAAATTGTTTTTCTATGAAACACTTATATAAGTTTTCTATTACCGGTATGACTTGTCATGCTTGCGAAAAATTAATCACCATGGATTTAGCTGAATCCGGCTTTACACCCAAATCAATTAACCATCAATCCAGTGAATTAACCATTGAACTTGATCCAACCGAGGTTGAGCGCGTTAAACAAGTTATTCAACAAAGTAAAACGTATGTAGTAACTAATGCTTATTCAGTGACTGATGTAAAACCTGTTAATTAAATTAAACCTATGAATATGACAATAACGTTGCAAGTCAAAGGGATGACTTGTCAATCTTGTGAAAAAATTATTAAGGCCGAATGTGAAGAACTGCCTGGTCTGAACGATGTGACAGTTGATCATGTCACTGGCGTCTTCACAGCTCTGCTTGATGATACCAAAACAAATATGGCCGCTGTGCAGGAGGCAATAACCAAAGCCGGTTATGAATCAACTGTGGTAGGTGAGCATCAGTCCACGCGTGAGCCGTTTCAAGTTAAAGTAGAAACTATAATTACAATAGTACCTACTCCAACTGCTCTAGAAACTACACCAAAACCTACAGTAGTTGGTAGCAATAAGAATCAGCGCATCAATTTGTCGTTAACTGGCATGCACTGTGCCTCGTGTGCCAATATTATTGAGCGGTCTTTAAAGAAAGTACCCGGTGTACAACAAGCCAGTGTTAACTTCGCTGCCGAAAAAGCCTTAGTGACTTATGATGAAACCAGTGCCTCGAAGCAACAACTGATTGCCGCCGTCGCGAAAGCTGGTTATAAAGCCCAAGAAGTGGATACGAAGGATACAGAATTTGATTCTCGTAAACGGCAACACGAGATCCAGAACTATTGGAAAAGATTTATGGTCAGCTTGATCTTGAGTTTACCGATGGTGTACTTTATGTTGTTTGATTTCTTTGGTTGGATACCCGGAGCCACTCAATTACTGCCCTATGTTGGTCTAGTTTCATTGTTGCTGACAACGCCGGTTCAATTCATTATTGGAGCTGGTTTCTATAAAGGCGCCTGGGCCTCGTTGCGCATGAAAACGTTTAACATGGATAGTTTGATTGCGATTGGTACCTCAACGGCCTTTTTTTACAGTTTAGTAAACTATGTTGTCTATGCTATTAATAATCAGTCGCTGATCGGTCTTAATGGGGTAAAAATTCCCGAACTGTATTTTGAAACCGCTGCCTTTTTAATCACGTTTGTGATTTTGGGGAAATGGTTAGAAACACGCACCAAAGGTAAAACATCAGATGCCATTCGTAAATTGATGGGTCTGCAAGCGACCACAGCTCGAGTGATTCGGTCTGGTATGACACAGGATGTTCCCATCGCTGAGGTGATGCAGGGTGAGCGAGTGATTATTCGACCCGGTGAAAAAGTGCCGGTTGATGCCAAGCTTGTCAGTGGTTCATCGGCGGTGGATGAATCGATGATTACCGGGGAAAGTTTGCCCGTCGAGAAGCAGGTGGGTGATACTGTAATTGGTGGGACAATCAACAAAACCGGCAGTTTTGAATGTGAGGTGACTAAGGTCGGCAGCGAAACTGCTCTCGCGCAAATCATTCGTTTAATTGAAGAAGCGCAAGGGTCGAAAGCCCCGATTCAAAATTTTGCCGATCGTATTTCCGCGCGTTTTGTTCCGATTGTAATTGGAATTGCGCTCATCACTTTTTTGGTGTGGTACTTTTTATTGAGTGCCGAGCTGACGTTTGCGTTAATGGCCTTTACAGCTGTAATCGTAATTGCTTGCCCGTGTGCCTTGGGTTTAGCTACACCAACAGCCTTGATGGTAGGAACCGGTAAAGGCGCTGAGTATGGTATTCTCATTAAAGGTGGGGAACCACTCGAAGCGGCTTGTTCAATTACCACAGTTGTGTTTGATAAAACTGGCACGATTACTAAGGGTAAACCACAAGTGACAGAAATAATCAGCTCAGGTTTGACTGATGAAAATGAAATTCTAGCTATCACGGCGAGTTTGGAAAAATTATCCGAACATCCCTTAGCTGAGGCGATTTATAGTTATGCGCAGGAGGAAGCGGTGACATTGCGACAGGTCGAACAATTTCAAGCCATTCCTGGTCATGGCGTTACAGGGACAATTGCCGGTGTACAGTATTTTTTTGGCAATCGTAAATTGGTCACTGAACGATTACAATTATCGATCGATAAAGTGCAACGTAAGTTGATCCGTTTAGAAGAACAGGGTAAAACGGCGATGCTGTTAGCCACCACGCAAGACTTAATTGGTATCGTGGCAGTAGCGGATACTGTCAAAGACACTTCGCGCGAGGCCATTGCTCGGTTGCAGCAGATGGGGATAGATACTTATTTGCTCACTGGTGATAATCAACGCACGGCTCAGGCGATTGCGCAGCAGGTTGGCATTACCAATGTGTTAGCCGAAGTGTTACCAGAACACAAAGCCCAAGAAATAAAAAAATTACAACAAGCCGGCAAACGAGTTGCGATGGTGGGGGACGGTATCAACGATGCCCCGGCGCTAGCGCAGGCGAATCTGGGTATTGCCATGGGTTCCGGTACCGATGTGGCCATGGAAACCGGTGGCATTATTCTCATGAAAAGCGATTTAAATGATGTAGTAACGGCCTTTCAATTGGCTAAAGAAACCATGGGAAAAATAAAACAAAATTTGTTTTTCGCCATGTTCTATAATGTCATCGGCATTCCAATTGCGGCGCGGGCGTTTGTAGCCTTTGGGTTGGTACTAAAACCTGAGTTGGCCGGTTTAGCGATGGCATTTAGTTCAATCTCTGTTGTCAGTAACGCGTTACTACTGCGTGGTTTTAGACCAAAGAAAAAGAATTATATTTCCCTGATTGCCCCGGTGATTTTAGTTATTCTCTTTACTGGAGTGTTTATAGAATTTGCCAAACTCAGTAGCGGTATGGAAGTTGATGCATCGACACAAGATAATGGTGTAGTTAATCAATTAATTCTTAACGGAAAAATAAAAGTAGCTAATACTCAAGGCGAGCTAAAACTACTGTTAGTATTAGATCAAGCCGTCACGGAGTCGACGACGCTTGCCGGGTACACTATTGTCAATCAAACTGTTTATGATCAAACGCCTGGTGTTGAGTTAATCACAGCGCAGATGGGTGATCAATTAAAGTTGTTTTATCCGGTAACAGCCAAAATAATTCCACAAGAGTTTGTGGGTATATTATCTGGCAAGAATAGTTTTTCGAACGTGGTGATTGATGGAGTCACGTATCAATCTATTTATCTTGGAGCCGCTCAAGCCGAGGTGATGCAACCAGGTGATATCACTAAAGGTTTTTTTGGTAATAATGTGATAGTGGCTAAAATATTACCGCAAACAAACACCGTGCTTGATCAGATGTATTTTGTGAAAGCGAATTTTGCTATCAAATAAAACATAATCAATTGTTGTGGTGGGTAGGGAGGGATTCGAACCCCCGAAAGCCTAAGGCTGCTTGATTTACAGTCAAGTGCGATTGACCGCTCCGCCACCTACCCAGACTAAAAACTACTTGACTTTATTTTCAGTCGAGGGTAATACTAGCACATATAATAATTTGAACAAGCACAGCCTAATTTATGGACTATCGTAAAATAATAACCTTAGCTTGGCAGAATACTTGGAAAAACCGGTGGATGTGGTTATTGGGCATGGCCATCATTTCAAGTAGTGGGTCATTTTATACGCGATTTCCCGGTGCTGCAATTGATGGTCTGGATAGTTCGGATATTTCTGGAACGCAATCTGAGGTATTAATTGAAACCCTGACAAATTATTGGTTCTTGTTTGTATTACTGATTGTTTGTTTAGTATTGTTCATCATAGTGGCGTATATTTTCCATTATATAGCCATTAGTGGTATGCAGCAGGGTGCCGCCTGGGCCGTACAAGGGCAACCCGTTAAATTTTGGGCGATGTGTAAAGTGGGAACGCAGCATTTTTGGCGCGTGTTATTTATGTCGATCTTATTACGATTATTGGTGATAGTACCGCTTATGTGTTTGCTTGTTATTATAATAGTTTTTGCGATCACTATTATTGGCCTAATATTAGCCATACCACTAGCTATAGCTTTATTGATGTGTTCTTTGCCGATCGCCTGGGCTTCGACCGTTGTGTATCGCTTTGCCCTCCAAGGCATTGTGTTTGAACAACATGGTATCTGGCAGAGTATAAAAATTGCTTGGGCCAGATTTCAAGCGTTCTGGAGCGATACACTAGTGGCATATATTGTGAGTATTGTTTGGACGATCATAATAAGTTTAGTGACCTTTATATTAGTGATAATAATTGCCGCACCGCTTGCTATTTTAGCCTACTTTACTTATACTACCGAAGCTTGGCTAGCCCTGGGTCTAATAATCGGTTCAGGTCTTATCCTGGTTGGTGTAATATCTTTCATCATAAAAGGTATTAGTCAAAGCTTTATCAGCCACCTCTGGTATGGTTTTTACCTAGCCGCCCTAGCTCAGCGGTAGAGCAACAGTTTTGTAAACTGTGGGTCGTCGGTTCAATTCCGACGGGCGGCTCATAGATAATCACTAAATAATTATATGTCCCAAGAACGTCTCACTAAACTAGAGTGCACCGAGTGCAAAAAAATCAATTACTATACCCAGAAAAATAAGAAAAAACTGCATCAAGCGGGTAAGTTGCAATTAAGCAAACATTGCCAACATTGCGTCAAACATACCCCACATAAGGAGGTTAAATAAACCAATTTAACAACAGTAGAGACATGCCATGGCATGTCTCTACTGTTGTTTTGTTTCCCTGTTTTTGATTTTTTACGCCTCCACCGTCGCCAAGGTTCGATACCGTGAACCAAATTGGTCGCGGCGTGATTCGAATAAGGTTAAACCGGTGCAAGTTACAGGCCAATTAACCGGTTCAGTTTTATCTTTATAGTTTTGCACTTCATCTGGCCAACACCGCGCTAAGGTCACATGCGGGCGAAACGGCTGTTCTTCTGTGGTTCGTTCGAGCAAAGTATGTAACCGTTGTTTCATTTCCAATAATTCGGGGCTAGCACTACCTTCTACCCAAAGCATTTTTGGTTGGTCAGGATGGAGAAATTTTATATCAGCAAAAGTCAGGGTTTGGTTGTTAAAAAACCCATTTAAAGTATAAAAAGCATTAATTACTGGTTGGACAGACTCAACCTCCCACGGGGCGATCAAGGTTAAATGCAAATCACCCGTTTTAGTCCACCGCACCGGCCAATCAGCGTGTTGCATGCGCCAATCAGCGAGGGTTTTATGGAATGATTCCGGCAATTGCAGACCAATAAATATTCGATGTGTCATAAGGGGTATACTATAGCATATATTTTAATATATGCTATACTGCCTCACAACTTAACTAATTCATTACATTATTGTATATCTATGTCAATTTCACGCGTTCTTACCTTAGTAGCGGCCTCGGCCTTATTAGCCGGAGCTGGGTGTACTTCAACTAGTACCAGTACAGTTTCAACCAATACAAATACAACCACTGGTGGTGTCGTCGCTTTTGCTGATCTTAAGAAAAATATGCTCGATGCTAGCTCGGATGGGGATTATAACGAGTTTCAATTTGTTGATGGTAGTGGTACTTGTGTGGAACAAGGCTTACCAAAACAATTCAGTTACATTAAAGACCCAACCTTAAAGTATTTTATTGTGGATACTGAAGACGGTAGTTACCGCAATGAATTAGTGTCATTAGATTTTACTGGTAACTTAAAATATACAAAAGTGGCCTTAACCGGTGGCGAGGCTACTTGCACAACCAAGGCTGTGACTAGTAATAACGAAGCCACTACCAGTTGCAAAGTGAACGATGCCGAAGTTTGCACCGCGACCCATACCGTGCAGGCTGTGAAATAAATCAGTGATTCAAAACCAGTAGAGACATGCCATGGCATGTCTCTACTGGTTTTATATATGTTTACTGTCCGCTGATAATATCTCCCAGAATTCCGCCAACGCGCTTGGTGGTACCATCATTTTTAACGCTGTGTGCATTGATGCGATCGGCGATGCGTGCAAATGGCAAGCTTTGTAAAAATACAGTGCCAGGACCGGTTAGGACAGTATAAAACATGCCCTCACCGCCGAATAAGACATTTTTAAAACCACCAATAAATTTAATATCGTACTGTACATCTTTGGTAAAAGCGGCTAAACAACCGGTATCAACGCGCAGTTGTTCACCGGCTTGAAGTTGTTTAGTGAGCAAGGTTCCACCAATATGAACGATGGCTAAACCAGTACCAGATAGTTTCTGCAAAATGAAACCTTCACCACCAAACAAGCCGGCGCCTAATTTTTTAGTGAAAGCAATATCAATATCTACACCAGACGCGGCACATAAAAAACTATCTTTTTGGCAAATTAATTGTCCGTTAAATTGAGCTAAATCAACCGGCATTAGTTTGCCTGGGTACGGTGCCGCAAAAGCAACGCCGCGTCGGACTGTATCTTTATTAATATAATTACTAATAAAGAAGCTCTCTCCAGTAAACATGCGTTTAAAACCCTTGAGCAGGCCACCATCGACATTGGTTTGCATGTCAATACCGTTTTCCATATATAACATAGAACCAATTTCTGCACGCACCCCTTCACCTGGATCAAGTGTGATTGTGACAGCTTGTAAATCTTCACCGATAATTTCGTAGTCAATTTTGTCGGCCATATAGTTAATATTATTTATTAGATGTTAATTAATTATTTTTTATTTCCCAATTAATTGGTGCTTTACCCATGGTCACTAATAATTGATTAGTTTTACTGAAATGCTTATTTCCAAAAAAACCGTTATAAGCCGAAAAAGGGGATGGGTGAGCTGATGATAACACATGGTGTTTAGTGGCATCAATCACTTCACCCTTGTGTTTGGCATAATTACCCCACAGTAAAAAAATTAAACCAGACTTGTCTTCAGATAAGCGTTTGATAATAGCATCAGTAAATTGCTCCCAACCGCGTTGTTGATGTGAGCCAGCTTGATGTGCCCGGACAGTTAGCATCGCATTGAGCATTAACACTCCTTGACCAGCCCATGGTTCAAGATCTCCACTTAATGGTATGGCCAAACCTAAATCATCCTGCAGCTCTTTAAAAATATTTTGCAGGGAGGGTGGTAGGGCAACACCTTGATTAACTGAGAATGATAAACCATTCGCTTGGCCAGGACCATGGTAGGGATCCTGCCCAATAATCACAACTTTGACTTGGTCAACTGGACAATGATCTAGGGCGGCAAAAATACGTTGCGGTGGAGGGAAGACCTTGGTAGTTTGGTACTCCTGACGAACAAAATCAGTCAGCGTTTTAAAATACGGTTTATCAAACTCATCGGCCAGTAGCATTTTCCAACTGTCATGCATTTTTACATCCATGTGTACCAAATTTTATTCAACCACGATTTTGCCCAACATGGAGGGATGAATGGAGCATGAATAGTCGAAGGTTCCAACGGTGTTAAATGTAAAAGAAAAACTTTGGCCTTTAGCTAACTGGCTGGAATTAAACGCATCGGCTTTAATTTGATGGGGTGCCGAATCATTATTAGTCCAAGTTACAGTGGTACCTTTTTGCACAGTTAGTGTGGTCGGAGAGAAAGTTAAGTTTTGAATGTTAACAGTATTAGTTGATACCGTGGTCGTGGTGGTTGTATTTGTATCAGTTGGTGTACCACTTAAACTGCACCCACCGAGTGGCAGCAAACCAATTGTCAACAGACACAGCGAAATGATTTTTTTCATAATTTTTTGCAGCTTGTTAATTAAGTAAACTCATGCAACTGGCGGACTTGTCCGCCGAAGCTCCGTTGCGGAGCGTAGGCGGAGGATGTGAGATTCGAACTCACGGGCCCTTGCGAGCCGACAGTTTAGTAAACTGTTGATTTAAACCGCTCATCCAATCCTCCCACCAGCACGGTGTAATTACCGTAGACACAGTTTAGAGTTTTTTTATAAGAAAGTCTAGCTCAATTAGACAGTCTTTATGGGCGCACTTTTATTTTTAAGCGCTCCGATTGTGACACAGTATATTCCGCCTGATCGGCGCTGCGCTTCGGTGTAAAGACAGCTTTATAACGAGCTGTTTTTGTCACCAGTACAGAAATACTGGCTTTACCCCGGGCATT
The sequence above is a segment of the Patescibacteria group bacterium genome. Coding sequences within it:
- a CDS encoding uracil-DNA glycosylase; translated protein: MDVKMHDSWKMLLADEFDKPYFKTLTDFVRQEYQTTKVFPPPQRIFAALDHCPVDQVKVVIIGQDPYHGPGQANGLSFSVNQGVALPPSLQNIFKELQDDLGLAIPLSGDLEPWAGQGVLMLNAMLTVRAHQAGSHQQRGWEQFTDAIIKRLSEDKSGLIFLLWGNYAKHKGEVIDATKHHVLSSAHPSPFSAYNGFFGNKHFSKTNQLLVTMGKAPINWEIKNN
- the rpmG gene encoding 50S ribosomal protein L33, translating into MSQERLTKLECTECKKINYYTQKNKKKLHQAGKLQLSKHCQHCVKHTPHKEVK
- the thpR gene encoding RNA 2',3'-cyclic phosphodiesterase; this encodes MTHRIFIGLQLPESFHKTLADWRMQHADWPVRWTKTGDLHLTLIAPWEVESVQPVINAFYTLNGFFNNQTLTFADIKFLHPDQPKMLWVEGSASPELLEMKQRLHTLLERTTEEQPFRPHVTLARCWPDEVQNYKDKTEPVNWPVTCTGLTLFESRRDQFGSRYRTLATVEA
- a CDS encoding sulfite exporter TauE/SafE family protein → MTEPLLTTDRIRVRGTTCTSCEIIIEREFKKLNGVKRVKVNHANGWCEIEHDATIPLYKSELKALLEKHGYSLWSDKSVQVKQSQQHHWREFGVALLILFVVYKILQFLGVFSISTTVDASINLGTIFVIGLVAAMSTCSALMSGIILSVSAKFNDTHQAATKWQKLQPHLLFNLGRLLSYFILGGVVGLIGKAITPSPQFSGWLMMGISIVMILLGIDILKLFEGKKFIPTMPKWFSEKMYNLTNSDKSWMPLALGALTFFLPCGFTQSMQLYALTTGSFWQGGITMLVFALGTMPALIGVGMVASFAKGTFARYFLKFSGAMVLILGLYNFNNGLALADIQIPDWFSFSSNTTASASTADVNIVGGKQVVNMAVDGISYAPASITLKQGVPVEWHIDGSNASGCAQTIMIPSLNITKQLSAGTDNVITFTPTTTGKIGFSCPMGMARGSFTVVS
- a CDS encoding cation transporter, producing the protein MKHLYKFSITGMTCHACEKLITMDLAESGFTPKSINHQSSELTIELDPTEVERVKQVIQQSKTYVVTNAYSVTDVKPVN
- a CDS encoding heavy metal translocating P-type ATPase — protein: MNMTITLQVKGMTCQSCEKIIKAECEELPGLNDVTVDHVTGVFTALLDDTKTNMAAVQEAITKAGYESTVVGEHQSTREPFQVKVETIITIVPTPTALETTPKPTVVGSNKNQRINLSLTGMHCASCANIIERSLKKVPGVQQASVNFAAEKALVTYDETSASKQQLIAAVAKAGYKAQEVDTKDTEFDSRKRQHEIQNYWKRFMVSLILSLPMVYFMLFDFFGWIPGATQLLPYVGLVSLLLTTPVQFIIGAGFYKGAWASLRMKTFNMDSLIAIGTSTAFFYSLVNYVVYAINNQSLIGLNGVKIPELYFETAAFLITFVILGKWLETRTKGKTSDAIRKLMGLQATTARVIRSGMTQDVPIAEVMQGERVIIRPGEKVPVDAKLVSGSSAVDESMITGESLPVEKQVGDTVIGGTINKTGSFECEVTKVGSETALAQIIRLIEEAQGSKAPIQNFADRISARFVPIVIGIALITFLVWYFLLSAELTFALMAFTAVIVIACPCALGLATPTALMVGTGKGAEYGILIKGGEPLEAACSITTVVFDKTGTITKGKPQVTEIISSGLTDENEILAITASLEKLSEHPLAEAIYSYAQEEAVTLRQVEQFQAIPGHGVTGTIAGVQYFFGNRKLVTERLQLSIDKVQRKLIRLEEQGKTAMLLATTQDLIGIVAVADTVKDTSREAIARLQQMGIDTYLLTGDNQRTAQAIAQQVGITNVLAEVLPEHKAQEIKKLQQAGKRVAMVGDGINDAPALAQANLGIAMGSGTDVAMETGGIILMKSDLNDVVTAFQLAKETMGKIKQNLFFAMFYNVIGIPIAARAFVAFGLVLKPELAGLAMAFSSISVVSNALLLRGFRPKKKNYISLIAPVILVILFTGVFIEFAKLSSGMEVDASTQDNGVVNQLILNGKIKVANTQGELKLLLVLDQAVTESTTLAGYTIVNQTVYDQTPGVELITAQMGDQLKLFYPVTAKIIPQEFVGILSGKNSFSNVVIDGVTYQSIYLGAAQAEVMQPGDITKGFFGNNVIVAKILPQTNTVLDQMYFVKANFAIK
- a CDS encoding cupredoxin family copper-binding protein — protein: MKKIISLCLLTIGLLPLGGCSLSGTPTDTNTTTTTTVSTNTVNIQNLTFSPTTLTVQKGTTVTWTNNDSAPHQIKADAFNSSQLAKGQSFSFTFNTVGTFDYSCSIHPSMLGKIVVE
- a CDS encoding TIGR00266 family protein, with protein sequence MADKIDYEIIGEDLQAVTITLDPGEGVRAEIGSMLYMENGIDMQTNVDGGLLKGFKRMFTGESFFISNYINKDTVRRGVAFAAPYPGKLMPVDLAQFNGQLICQKDSFLCAASGVDIDIAFTKKLGAGLFGGEGFILQKLSGTGLAIVHIGGTLLTKQLQAGEQLRVDTGCLAAFTKDVQYDIKFIGGFKNVLFGGEGMFYTVLTGPGTVFLQSLPFARIADRINAHSVKNDGTTKRVGGILGDIISGQ